A region of Culicoides brevitarsis isolate CSIRO-B50_1 chromosome 1, AGI_CSIRO_Cbre_v1, whole genome shotgun sequence DNA encodes the following proteins:
- the LOC134828156 gene encoding uncharacterized protein LOC134828156 isoform X3, whose amino-acid sequence MKIYDFLPNNVLNDRSAWDYQTVTLSRVPGFGFGIAVSGGKDNPHFANGDPSIAVSDVLASGPAEDKLQVNDRIITVNGISLENVEYATAVQVLRDSGNTVTLVVKRRIPQGLNGAMLSPSHQHSHSLSSAGLNSNNGSQPQNKVVITKGSKKEDFGIVLGCKLYVKEISSKTKEQLAANGYTLNEGDIITRIHNTNCNDSLSIKEAKKIIDSCKDRLTISVMRGDGTTTVPTNNSGMQSPAYSHTAQVSNCSNIDDNYLSGGASYSAQNLYVQPPTRTPGNNSGDDKSNLTPRGRSRNPLTDISLQQLDRPATPPGGISHSRSRSGIDQELPRPPPPRTQQEDYYSSRRQLYDDDQSLRNKPSEPRYITFQKEGSVGIRLTGGNEVGIFVTAVQQGSPASVQGLVPGDKILKVNDMDMNGVTREEAVLFLLSLQDRIDLIVQYSKEEYDNVIATQRGDSFHIKTHFHYDTPSKGETPFKAGDVFRVVDTLYNGVVGAWQVIKVGRGHTETQRGVIPNKARAEELATAQFNATKKEINDSQSRVGFFRRRRTNHRRSKSLSRENWDDVVFSDSISKFPAYERVVLRHPGFVRPVCLFGPTSDVARERLMKEFPDKFTAPLQDDDKGSKCGIVRLSNIRDIMDRGKHALLDITPNAVDRLNYAQFYPIVIFLKADNKHVIKQLRQGIPKSAHKSSKKLLEQCQKLEKVWSHVFSTTIMLSEGDQWYRKVREMIEQQQSGAVWMSETKPVESLSDDFLFPMNTSRLSYASSPESDLEIGPGPSSSLSLGNLPALVKASSDPSIATNQDNLDRDRELGEGMGLMPPPYTNPYEHATAHQRRLNVETKYGFNQNGSTDDLGSSRIQNSTMLSQNGSQGLYGAVPDLPPRIDRGSKPPGGQSVLPSTPGSSLPSRNSSSLHGNTNSLGRSAHERLFGSKSMDHGDPSASNPMMSDDYATRTQLLGSTDKRNGNGTNSSLDRSKATKMGNSSYDSVSSYDSYNTSQMTPQTAMRLGPNAPDDLKSVPNTNGRPPLTPNQNQEYRTSDVMGSPRNSHLHQDMIGNRNSMHDRSGYNGDISSRSIGSHEPLTPRNSNDRPMNMNIPQRPTNLGLDGPRKQMIDSKVDYGKYSRNNSVSQADYSKSSPKPAHQMGPPQTNGAPFKPVPPPKPKNYRPPVQGEPISPRSPNGFYYPPSSHHHYGQQGMPPQNGNQMQYGQYVTHMGNGYGTNGQQPIYGSREPPMTNGYNGNYGQNYAAMPRGHGVPPVPAHHPSDRRALDLAGSREQRGSAFELYRKPSIGAGVHHGMSDPSQQLMFANAHEYNEYQQFMARQREMIASGAQPALPPKPKKKLLRSPLTAIKNAFIKTTRPLRRQVSLNESDSEPKKLKSILKRQNSMMEPRNMRQRPGMYPPGYDPYSMQQQQYYPPPQQNYMPGQYPMARHEPYYPNDPNSTYTNLESDYGAYGHGDYYEEENIYANRARIELERRALPPVPPSHGVSQYGTASRLMRRHSLRDRRAGNYTPTSETGAYPKNSQPYMEEPIYQSKRGSFLLNETRESARRFEESPYQHRKELHRNHLYQSKEEMQERIHQSRREFEKLSIDENAGSPVTTPTSEELLETKRREMKERGYRSKQQLKDQIYQSRREAMESMAEPVYVSKRELKQETIYESKHETSEENLEKSTQIKKEPSLYKFPPLPPPPKTPPPDPPSHPPSQSKDASKDSNDSTLKSGDQTVISSSKNAPLASIDSEEEDETIKKNNESDIEKALAAAEKIKVTSPLARRPSHISNVIKRTAPVDNAAIYASRTSIETQYVSQASLPIGPPNAQSTPYASDLSLAQAGAAAAKKPWILPTVPREPMTTKGVFDSEGGKLEDHLWNVTLVIPKGAIPPGVKQEVYFTVTDPRMANQVGGPPLDMENGEAMLSPLVMCGPQGLEFQVPVILSIPHCAGATPSLGVSLKATDSEKNLRTEWDNMDLPSNAAASTVSVTVDHF is encoded by the exons ATGAagatttatgactttttgccGAATAATGTGCTG AACGATAGATCAGCATGGGATTATCAAACAGTAACGTTATCGCGCGTGCCAGGATTTGGATTTGGAATTGCCGTTTCAGGCGGAAAAGACAATCCGCACTTTGCTAATGGCGATCCAAGTATTGCAGTTAGTGATGTATTGGCTTCGGGGCCTGCGGAAGATAAATtaca agtaAACGATCGAATCATCACCGTCAACGGCATCAGTCTCGAAAATGTCGAATACGCGACAGCAGTTCAAGTATTACGTGACAGCGGCAATACCGTAACTCTCGTCGTAAAACGTCGCATCCCGCAAGGCTTAAATGGCGCGATGCTTTCGCCTTCGCACCAACACTCCCACAGTCTCAGTTCTGCTGGTCTCAACAGCAACAACGGATCTCAACCCCAAAACAAAGTAGTTATCACAAAAGGCAGCAAAAAAGAGGATTTCGGCATCGTGCTCGGATGCAAActctatgtcaaagaaatctCGTCGAAAACAAAGGAGCAACTTGCAGCAAATGGATACACGTTGAATGAAGGAGACATCATCACACGCATCCATAACACAAACTGCAACGATTCGCTGAGCATcaaagaagcgaaaaaaataattgacagcTGCAAAGATCGCCTAACGATATCTGTGATGCGCGGAGATGGAACAACGACAGTTCCCACGAACAATTCGGGCATGCAAAGCCCCGCTTATAGTCACACGGCGCAAGTTTCCAACTGCAGCAATATCGATGATAATTATTTGTCGGGCGGCGCTTCGTATTCGGCGCAAAATTTATACGTTCAACCGCCGACAAGAACACCGGGCAACAATTCAGGCGACGACAAAAGTAATTTAACGCCTCGAGGACGTTCGAGAAACCCCTTAACTGACATTTCTTTACAACAATTAGATCGACCAGCAACTCCTCCCGGCGGAATTAGCCATTCTCGATCACGAAGCGGAATTGATCAAGAACTTCCTCGTCCTCCGCCGCCCCGAACGCAACAAGAAGACTACTACAGTTCACGTCGCCAGTTGTACGACGACGATCAAAGTCTGCGAAATAAGCCTTCTGAACCGCGTTACATCACTTTCCAGAAAGAAGGCTCCGTGGGAATTCGTTTAACGGGCGGCAATGAAGTCGGAATTTTCGTTACTGCAGTGCAACAAGGGAGTCCTGCGTCAGTTCAAGGTCTCGTGCCGGGCGATAAGATCCTCAAAGTCAACGATATGGACATGAATGGCGTCACACGCGAAGAAGCTGTCTTGTTTTTGCTCAGTTTGCAAGATCGCATCGACCTGATTGTGCAATATAGCAAGGAAGAGTACGACAATGTAATTGCCACGCAACGCGGCGActcatttcacattaaaaCGCACTTCCATTACGATACCCCATCAAAAGGCGAGACTCCCTTCAAAGCAGGTGACGTTTTTCGAGTCGTTGACACTTTGTACAATGGCGTCGTTGGTGCCTGGCAAGTCATAAAAGTCGGCAGAGGGCATACGGAAACGCAACGCGGCGTAATTCCGAACAAAGCACGTGCCGAGGAACTGGCAACAGCCCAATTTAACGCCACGAAGAAAGAAATCAACGATTCCCAGTCGCGTGTTGGGTTCTTTAGACGTCGTCGTACGAATCACAGACGTTCGAAATCGTTATCGCGCGAAAATTGGGACGACGTCGTCTTTTCCGACAGTATTTCAAAGTTCCCCGCCTATGAGAGAGTCGTTTTACGCCATCCGGGATTCGTTCGCCCGGTTTGTCTCTTTGGCCCAACGTCAGATGTCGCTCGTGAACGTCTCATGAAAGAATTTCCGGATAAATTTACAGCTCCGTTGCAAGACGATGACAAAGGCAGCAAATGTGGCATCGTTCGTTTGTCAAATATTCGTGATATAATGGACCGAGGGAAGCATGCGTTGCTCGATATCACGCCAAATGCCGTCGATCGTCTCAATTATGCTCAATTTTACCCCATTGTGATATTCCTGAAGGCGGATAATAAGCACGTGATTAAGCAATTGCGACAAGGCATCCCGAAATCCGCGCATAAAAGCTCGAAAAAGCTCCTGGAACAGTGTCAGAAGTTGGAAAAAGTTTGGTCGCATGTCTTTAGCACGACGATAATGCTGAGCGAAGGCGATCAATGGTACCGCAAAGTACGGGAGATGATCGAACAACAGCAAAGCGGTGCGGTTTGGATGTCAGAAACGAAG CCTGTCGAATCCTTGTCCGACGACTTCCTTTTCCCCATGAATACGTCGCGTCTCTCATACGCATCATCGCCCGAAAGCGATCTCGAAATCGGGCCCGGGCCATCGAGTTCACTCTCATTAGGCAACTTACCGGCATTGGTGAAAGCAAGCTCAGATCCATCCATCGCAACTAATCAGGATAACTTGGATAGGGATCGGGAATTAGGTGAAGGAATGGGATTAATGCCGCCGCCCTACACG aatcctTATGAACACGCAACTGCCCATCAACGTCGCCTGAATGTCGAAACGAAATACGGTTTCAACCAAAATGGCAGCACAGACGACTTGGGATCATCTCGCATCCAAAACTCCACGATGCTCAGTCAAAACGGCAGTCAAGGTCTCTATGGAGCAG TTCCTGATTTGCCTCCTCGCATAGATCGCGGTTCAAAGCCACCCGGAGGTCAAAGTGTTCTTCCAAGTACGCCCGGTTCGTCGTTGCCATCCCGAAATTCCTCCTCGTTGCACGGCAACACCAACAGTTTGGGTCGTTCGGCGCACGAACGTCTCTTCGGATCAAAATCCATGGATCACGGAGACCCATCTGCGTCGAATCCCATGATGAGTGACGATTACGCGACACGAACGCAACTGCTTGGATCGACAGACAAACGCAATGGAAACGGCACAAATTCTTCGTTGGATCGCAGCAAAGCCACAAAAATGGGAAATAGCTCGTATGATAGCGTCTCGAGCTACGATTCGTACAACACGTCGCAAATGACGCCGCAAACAGCGATGAGATTGGGACCTAATGCGCCGGATGATCTCAAATCTGTACCGAAtacaaa TGGGCGCCCTCCATTAACTCCGAACCAAAATCAGGAATATCGCACGAGTGATGTCATGGGTTCACCGCGAAACAGTCATTTGCATCAAGATATGATCGGAAATCGTAATTCCATGCACGATAGAAGCGGATATAATGGCGATATCAGTTCTCGAA gcatTGGATCACACGAACCATTGACGCCACGTAACTCAAATGATCGCCCAATGAACATGAACATTCCACAAAGACCCACAAATCTCGGTTTGGATGGTCCTCGTAAGCAAATGATCGATTCGAAAGTTGACTACGGCAAAtacag TCGTAACAATTCTGTATCCCAAGCCGATTATAGCAAGTCATCGCCAAAGCCTGCGCATCAAATGGGACCTCCGCAAACGAATGGAGCGCCATTTAAGCCTGTACCGCCTCCAAAACCGAAGAATTATCGTCCTCCAGTTCAAGGa gAACCAATTTCTCCTCGTTCCCCGAATGGATTTTATTACCCGCCATCGTCCCATCATCATTATGGGCAACAAGGAATGCCACCGCAAAACGGAAATCAGATGCAATACGGACAATATGTCACACATATGGGCAACGGATATGGCACGAATGGTCAACAACCGATTTATGGAAGCAGAGAACCTCCCATGACGAACGGTTATAACGGAAATTACGGTCAAAATTATGCTGCAATGCCACGAGGACATGGAGttc ctCCCGTTCCTGCCCATCATCCGTCAGATCGACGCGCATTAGATCTCGCTGGAAGTCGCGAGCAACGCGGATCAGCTTTTGAGCTTTATCGCAAGCCTTCTATTGGAGCAGGCGTTCATCATGGCATGAG tGACCCATCTCAGCAACTAATGTTCGCAAATGCACACGAGTATAACGAGTATCAGCAGTTCATGGCGCGTCAACGGGAGATGATTGCTTCGGGTGCGCAACCAGCATTACCGCCAAaaccgaagaaaaaattactccGTTCGCCCTTGACAGCaattaaaaatgcttttatcAAGACAACGCGCCCCCTGCGACGTCAAGTGAGCTTAAACGAAAGCGATTCCGAGCCAAAAAAGCTCAAATCCATCTTGAAACGTCAAAATTCGATGATGGAACCACGAAATATGCGACAAAGACCCGGCATGTATCCGCCCGGGTATGATCCGTACAgcatgcaacaacaacagtatTATCCGCCGCCGCAGCAAAATTACATGCCGGGACAATATCCGATGGCGCGACACGAACCTTATTATCCGAACGACCCAAATAGCACATACACGAATTTAGAATCGGATTACGGGGCTTACGGGCATGGAGATTACTACGAagaggaaaatatttatgcGAATCGTGCAAGAATTGAATTAGAACGAAGAGCATTGCCTCCGGTTCCTCCGTCGCATGGGGTTTCGCAATATGGGACTGCAAGTCGACTCATGCGAAGACACAGTTTGCGCGATCGTCGAGCGGGAAATTACACTCCGACATCCGAAACGGGCGCATATCCCAAAAATTCGCAACCTTACATGGAAGAACCGATCTATCAAAGCAAAAGGGGGTCATTTTTATTGAACGAAACACGTGAAAGTGCTCGAAGATTCGAAGAATCGCCGTATCAGCATCGAAAAGAGCTCCATCGGAACCATTTGTATCAAAGCAAGGAAGAGATGCAAGAGAGAATCCATCAAAGTAGACGAGAATTCGAGAAATTAAGCATTGACGAGAACGCAGGAAGTCCCGTAACGACCCCCACGAGCGAAGAATTGCTCGAAACCAAACGTCGCGAGATGAAAGAACGCGGATATCGTTCAAAACAGCAACTAAAAGACCAAATTTATCAATCGCGACGCGAAGCAATGGAATCTATGGCTGAACCGGTTTACGTTTCAAAGCGCGAATTGAAGCAAGAAACGATTTACGAGTCAAAACACGAGACAAGCgaagaaaatttggaaaaatcgaCGCAAATTAAAAAGGAACCCTCATTGTACAAGTTCCCTCCATTACCTCCGCCCCCGAAAACGCCTCCGCCAGATCCGCCAAGCCATCCGCCGTCACAGTCAAAAGACGCTTCCAAAGATTCGAACGATTCGACACTCAAATCGGGCGATCAAACGGTCATTAGTTCGTCGAAAAATGCTCCTCTTGCTTCAATTGACtccgaagaagaagatgaaaccattaaaaaaaataacgaatccGATATTGAAAAAGCTCTCGCAGCagcggaaaaaattaaagttacctCTCCGTTAGCGCGGCGACCTTCTCACATCTCGAACGTAATAAAACGCACGGCGCCTGTGGATAATGCCGCTATTTATGCTTCTCGTACTTCGATTGAGACGCAATACGTGTCACAAGCAAGTTTGCCAATTGGACCGCCAAATGCCCAAAGTACGCCGTATGCGAGTGATTTGTCCTTGGCTCAAGCGGGAGCAGCAGCTGCAAAGAAACCATGGATATTGCCGACAGTTCCGCGTGAACCGATGACGACAAAGGGAGTTTTTGACAGCGAAGGAGGGAAATTAGAAGATCATTTGTGGAATGTAACGTTAGTTATACCAAAAGGAGCGATTCCGCCGGGTGTTAAACAAGAAGTTTATTTTACCGTAACTGATCCACGGATGGCGAATCAAGTTGGAGGACCCCCATTAGACATGGAAAATG gTGAAGCAATGTTATCTCCCCTCGTAATGTGCGGACCGCAAGGCCTCGAATTTCAAGTACCAGTAATCTTAAGTATTCCTCATTGCGCTGGAGCAACGCCATCCCTCGGCGTCTCACTCAAAGCTACGGACTCTGAAAAGAATCTCCGCACAGAATGGGATAACATGGATTTGCCAAGTAATGCCGCAGCTTCGACAGTTTCCGTTACAgttgatcatttttaa